The following are encoded together in the Zingiber officinale cultivar Zhangliang chromosome 8A, Zo_v1.1, whole genome shotgun sequence genome:
- the LOC122011632 gene encoding PLASTID TRANSCRIPTIONALLY ACTIVE protein 6, chloroplastic-like has product RGLLSPGPFSLHLLPNRPPLPSLPSSHLLLSASHPRPPSFAFPLFLLIFVTQASKNPPALSAADDDDAEAGATDYDMDKENVEELDNKKDYDIEYDKILGVALVSSSADSPDDIEMVVVESFVSTQGWESETVVDYHINEEEFHKIRLFHYDFFIRKPPNLDDNVYDFREMYVTPPDTDVYSIPKVLAPMPQKYIRCAKSNFGSYNVTEPPIDAPRDPLYKTERKIMKIKEKLRYERKATRWW; this is encoded by the exons CGAGGATTGCTATCACCAGGTCCCTTCTCTCTGCATCTGCTTCCGAACCGCCCTCCTCTTCCCTCTCTTCCTTCCTCTCACCTTTTGCTCTCCGCCTCCCATCCACGCCCCCCCTCTTTCGCTTTCCCTCTCTTTCTCCTCATTTTTGTTACCCAAGCATCGAAGAATCCCCCTGCCCTCTCTGCGGCTGACGACGATGACGCGGAGGCCGGCGCCACCGACTACGACATGGATAAAGAGAATGTCGAGGAGCTGGATAACAAGAAGGACTATGACATCGAGTACGACAAGATACTCGGCGTCGCGCTCGTTTCCTCCTCCGCTGACTCGCCAGACGACATCGAGATGGTCGTCGTCGAGAGCTTCGTGTCCACGCAAGGGTGGGAGTCCGAGACCGTCGTTGACTACCATATTAACGAGGAGGAGTTCCACAAGATCCGTCTCTTTCACTACGACTTCTTTATCCGGAAGCCGCCCAACCTCGATGACAACGTCTACGACTTCCGAGAG ATGTATGTTACTCCTCCTGACACGGATGTCTACTCAATTCCGAAGGTTTTGGCTCCCATGCCTCAGAAG TACATTCGGTGTGCAAAATCAAACTTTGGAAGCTACAATGTCACGGAGCCACCCATAGACGCACCTAGAGATCCACTGTACAAAACTGAGAGGAAAATTATGAAG